Proteins encoded by one window of Flavobacterium sp. N502540:
- the queA gene encoding tRNA preQ1(34) S-adenosylmethionine ribosyltransferase-isomerase QueA, whose protein sequence is MKLSHFQFNLPKELLAEFPAENRDESRLMVIDRQKQTIEHKMFKDVINYFDDGDVLILNNTKVFPARLYGNKEKTGARIEVFLLRELNSEQRLWDVLVDPARKIRIGNKLYFGDDDSLVAEVIDNTTSRGRTLRFLYDGSYEEFRNKLTELGETPIPKYINREVTAEDAERYQTIYAKEEGAVAAPTAGLHFSKHLLKKLEIKGVNFAEVTLHVGLGTFNPVEVEDLSKHKMDSEELIIRQEACDIVNAAKAGRKRICAVGTTSMRAIESSVSSQNTLNPYEGWTNKFIFPPHDFSIANCMITNFHTPKSTLLMMISAFCGHDLMKRAYEEAIKEEYKFYSYGDAMLIL, encoded by the coding sequence ATGAAATTATCACATTTTCAATTCAATTTACCAAAAGAACTTTTAGCGGAATTTCCAGCAGAAAACAGAGATGAGTCTCGTTTAATGGTAATCGATCGTCAAAAACAAACTATAGAGCACAAAATGTTCAAAGATGTTATCAATTATTTTGATGACGGAGACGTTTTGATCCTTAATAATACTAAAGTTTTTCCTGCACGTTTGTACGGAAACAAAGAAAAAACAGGAGCAAGAATTGAAGTTTTCTTATTAAGAGAATTAAACTCAGAGCAGCGTCTATGGGACGTTTTGGTTGATCCGGCCCGTAAAATCAGAATTGGTAACAAACTTTATTTTGGCGACGACGATTCGTTAGTGGCTGAGGTAATCGACAACACCACTTCACGTGGTAGAACTTTACGTTTCTTATACGACGGTTCTTACGAAGAATTCAGAAATAAATTGACAGAACTTGGAGAAACTCCGATTCCTAAATACATCAACAGAGAAGTAACTGCTGAAGATGCTGAAAGATACCAGACAATTTATGCAAAAGAAGAAGGAGCTGTAGCGGCACCAACTGCAGGTTTACACTTCTCGAAACATCTTTTGAAGAAATTAGAAATTAAAGGAGTAAATTTTGCTGAAGTAACACTTCACGTAGGTTTAGGAACTTTTAACCCGGTTGAGGTTGAAGATTTGTCCAAACACAAAATGGATTCTGAAGAATTGATCATCAGACAAGAAGCGTGTGATATCGTAAATGCTGCAAAAGCAGGAAGAAAACGTATCTGTGCTGTTGGAACAACTTCGATGCGTGCCATCGAAAGTTCAGTTTCCTCTCAAAATACTTTAAATCCTTATGAAGGCTGGACCAATAAATTTATTTTCCCTCCTCACGACTTTAGTATTGCCAACTGTATGATTACAAACTTCCACACGCCTAAATCAACATTATTAATGATGATTTCTGCTTTCTGTGGTCATGATTTAATGAAAAGAGCTTACGAAGAAGCCATCAAAGAAGAATACAAATTCTATTCTTACGGAGATGCGATGTTAATTCTATAA
- the aroA gene encoding 3-phosphoshikimate 1-carboxyvinyltransferase, translating into MNLLLQTTQHNLQGQIAVTGSKSETNRLLLLKALFPNITLANTSNSDDSEVMQKALIGHDEIIDIHHAGTAMRFLTAYFAVNEGREVVMTGSSRMQERPIKILVEALEQLGVEISYEKEEGYPPIRIKGKKVTASKVTLAANVSSQYISALLLVAPKLENGLELTLEGEITSIPYIKMTLALLNDLDIQTSFEGNVIKVYPKTEVASKEMVVESDWSSASYFFSLAALADTASITLSSYKENSLQGDSELVSLYEKLGVKTTFQDNKMTLVKQENFKFETVNFELNDTPDIAQTIVVTCLGLGIGCHLTGLHTLKIKETDRLEALRIELTKLGADISVTNDSLTLVASENIKHNVKIATYNDHRMAMAFAPLALKVPIVIEDAEVVSKSYPDFWNDLKALDFVIVETL; encoded by the coding sequence ATGAATTTACTACTCCAAACAACTCAACATAATTTACAAGGACAGATTGCAGTAACCGGATCAAAAAGCGAAACCAATCGTTTGTTGTTATTAAAAGCACTGTTCCCAAATATTACTTTGGCCAATACTTCAAACTCTGATGACAGCGAGGTAATGCAAAAAGCATTAATTGGTCATGACGAAATTATAGACATTCACCATGCAGGAACGGCGATGCGTTTCTTAACAGCCTATTTTGCAGTAAATGAAGGCCGTGAAGTAGTCATGACCGGTTCCAGCAGAATGCAGGAACGCCCAATAAAGATTTTGGTAGAAGCTTTAGAACAATTGGGAGTCGAGATCTCTTATGAAAAAGAAGAAGGTTATCCGCCAATTCGAATCAAAGGGAAAAAAGTAACCGCTTCAAAAGTAACTTTAGCAGCCAACGTAAGCAGTCAGTATATTTCGGCACTTTTATTAGTGGCACCAAAACTCGAGAATGGCTTAGAATTGACTTTAGAAGGTGAAATCACTTCGATTCCATACATCAAAATGACTTTGGCTTTGCTAAATGATTTAGATATTCAGACAAGTTTTGAAGGAAATGTGATTAAAGTATATCCCAAAACAGAAGTAGCTTCTAAAGAAATGGTAGTGGAATCGGATTGGAGTTCGGCTTCGTACTTCTTTAGTTTAGCCGCTTTGGCTGATACTGCCTCTATAACGTTGAGTAGTTACAAAGAAAACAGCTTACAAGGAGATTCTGAATTGGTATCACTTTACGAAAAATTGGGAGTGAAAACTACCTTTCAGGATAACAAAATGACGCTGGTAAAACAGGAGAATTTTAAATTTGAAACTGTAAATTTTGAATTGAACGATACTCCGGATATTGCACAAACAATAGTAGTAACTTGTTTAGGTTTGGGAATAGGCTGCCATTTAACAGGTCTTCATACCTTGAAAATTAAAGAAACAGACCGATTGGAAGCGTTGCGAATCGAGCTTACAAAATTAGGAGCTGATATTTCAGTAACCAATGACAGTTTGACTTTGGTGGCATCAGAAAATATTAAGCACAATGTGAAGATTGCGACTTACAATGACCACCGCATGGCAATGGCATTTGCACCCTTGGCTTTAAAAGTACCTATTGTTATTGAAGACGCCGAAGTAGTTTCAAAATCGTACCCTGATTTCTGGAATGATTTGAAAGCATTAGACTTTGTAATTGTCGAAACACTATAA
- a CDS encoding nucleotide pyrophosphohydrolase, translating to MDLKNAQLDVDTWIKEHGVRYFNELTNMAQLTEEVGEVARIIARRYGEQSEKESDKNKDLGEELADVVFVVLCLANQTGIDLQAAFDKKMDLKSVRDKDRHKNNDKLK from the coding sequence ATGGATTTGAAAAATGCACAACTGGATGTAGATACCTGGATTAAAGAACATGGCGTTCGTTATTTTAACGAATTAACCAATATGGCACAGCTTACAGAAGAAGTAGGTGAAGTGGCTCGTATTATAGCCCGCAGGTACGGAGAACAATCAGAAAAAGAGAGTGATAAAAATAAAGATTTGGGAGAAGAACTGGCCGATGTTGTTTTTGTAGTGCTTTGTCTGGCCAATCAAACCGGAATAGATTTGCAAGCCGCTTTTGATAAAAAAATGGATTTGAAATCAGTTCGGGATAAGGATCGTCATAAAAACAACGATAAATTAAAATAA
- a CDS encoding DUF3857 and transglutaminase domain-containing protein, whose amino-acid sequence MKPIQFLSFFIMLLCMFKVSAQEFKLGKVSVAELEEKVHPKDSAATAAILYKKGKTSIQYDSNDGFVTTTEVETRIKIYKKEGYDWANHKVWYYKTSNLSENVSFSDAVTYNLVNGKIEKTKLKSEGVFDEMLNKFRGQKKITMPNVKEGSVIEFKYTVRSPSDRMIRKWDFQTSIPVNYSEFTTYVPEYYVFNSRQKGYIFPKITSEKNRRSILFTSRERSGLTSHTTYSNDKLDYDETKTTYLALNFPAMKDEAYVNNIDNYTSSVEHEVSVIQFPNRMVETFSTDWSTVAKTIYEYDNFGPELNKTGYFEEDLKAILAGKTKTDDIILTILNYVKANVKWNDYTGYGCDNGVKKAYKEKTGNIADINLMLTAMLRYAGLTANPVLVSTRSNGISIFPNRNAFNYVIAAVETPEGNVLLDASDKFSMPNILPFRALNWSGRLIRKDGSSEEVDLMPKKSSNDIVFMSYSVDADGKITGKTKRQYTDYNAMITRDNISNLKEEEYLEKLENQNNKIEISEYSKTNEKDILLPIIETYSFTGNNLCEVIGGKIYVSPMLFFANRENPFKQEVREYPVDFGFPFTDKYNVTLQIPEGFMVETLPAPVVINMQDNLGSFKFNIAGNDSFLQINIQHQINTAIITTEQYEMLKEYYKGMIAKETEKIVLKRI is encoded by the coding sequence ATGAAACCAATCCAATTTTTAAGTTTTTTTATTATGCTGCTGTGCATGTTTAAAGTTTCAGCACAAGAGTTTAAATTAGGGAAAGTATCTGTTGCAGAACTAGAGGAAAAAGTACACCCTAAAGATTCAGCAGCAACTGCTGCTATTCTGTATAAAAAAGGAAAAACCAGTATACAGTATGATTCAAATGATGGTTTTGTTACCACAACAGAAGTCGAAACCAGAATTAAGATCTATAAAAAAGAAGGATATGATTGGGCAAATCATAAGGTTTGGTATTATAAGACCAGTAATTTATCTGAAAATGTAAGTTTTAGTGATGCCGTAACTTATAACCTGGTCAATGGTAAGATCGAAAAAACAAAACTAAAAAGTGAAGGAGTTTTTGATGAAATGCTTAACAAGTTTAGAGGGCAGAAAAAGATAACAATGCCTAATGTAAAAGAAGGATCAGTTATAGAATTTAAATATACAGTCCGAAGCCCTAGCGACAGAATGATCAGGAAATGGGATTTTCAGACTAGTATTCCGGTAAATTATTCAGAGTTTACAACGTATGTTCCCGAGTATTATGTGTTTAATTCCAGACAAAAAGGGTATATTTTTCCTAAAATTACTTCTGAGAAGAATCGCAGATCAATACTTTTTACTAGTAGAGAAAGATCCGGACTCACTTCGCACACAACATATTCTAATGATAAATTAGACTATGATGAAACTAAGACAACCTACTTAGCGCTTAATTTTCCTGCGATGAAGGATGAAGCTTACGTAAATAATATCGATAATTATACTTCGAGTGTGGAGCATGAAGTATCTGTAATTCAATTTCCCAATCGTATGGTAGAAACCTTTTCTACAGATTGGAGTACGGTGGCGAAAACCATTTATGAATATGATAATTTTGGCCCTGAATTGAATAAAACAGGTTACTTTGAGGAGGATTTAAAAGCAATATTGGCCGGTAAAACTAAAACGGATGATATAATACTGACGATTTTAAATTATGTAAAGGCCAATGTGAAATGGAATGATTATACAGGTTATGGCTGCGATAATGGAGTAAAAAAAGCCTATAAAGAGAAAACCGGAAATATTGCAGATATTAATTTAATGCTTACGGCAATGCTGCGTTATGCCGGCTTGACAGCAAATCCTGTTTTAGTGAGTACCCGTTCTAATGGGATTTCGATTTTTCCTAACCGAAATGCTTTTAACTATGTAATTGCCGCGGTTGAAACTCCGGAAGGAAATGTACTGCTGGACGCTTCAGATAAGTTTTCAATGCCAAATATTTTGCCCTTCAGAGCTTTAAACTGGTCAGGAAGATTAATTAGAAAAGATGGAAGTTCTGAAGAAGTAGATTTGATGCCTAAGAAATCATCAAACGATATTGTGTTTATGAGTTATAGTGTTGATGCTGATGGTAAAATCACAGGAAAGACCAAAAGACAGTATACAGATTATAATGCGATGATCACCAGAGATAATATTTCGAATCTTAAAGAAGAGGAATATCTTGAAAAATTGGAAAATCAAAACAATAAAATTGAAATCAGTGAGTACTCAAAAACCAATGAAAAAGATATTCTATTGCCTATTATCGAGACGTATTCTTTTACAGGAAATAATTTATGTGAAGTAATTGGCGGTAAGATTTATGTGAGCCCAATGTTGTTTTTTGCAAACCGCGAAAATCCTTTCAAACAAGAAGTGAGAGAATATCCGGTAGATTTCGGTTTCCCATTTACGGATAAGTACAATGTTACACTTCAAATTCCTGAAGGGTTTATGGTAGAAACATTACCAGCGCCGGTAGTGATTAATATGCAGGATAATTTAGGGAGCTTTAAGTTTAATATTGCCGGAAACGATAGTTTTTTGCAAATCAATATACAGCATCAAATTAATACAGCAATCATTACTACAGAACAATACGAAATGCTAAAAGAATATTACAAAGGAATGATTGCTAAAGAAACAGAGAAAATTGTTTTAAAAAGAATCTAG